Proteins encoded by one window of Pseudonocardia sp. HH130629-09:
- a CDS encoding MarR family winged helix-turn-helix transcriptional regulator — MSGSAPEPAGFGEFRTASGELFARMRQVRAALARSCDPSLTLAQLHLVEELDSSGALSVGELAARAAVSSPTVTGMLTTLERNGIVDRRRSPHDQRRVEVTLTDRGRSIVREQQHRLSARQRQTFDRLSPTERRETVDTMRRLTELLGRLDPPPPPPGYGRRSSPPP, encoded by the coding sequence GTGAGCGGCAGTGCTCCCGAGCCCGCCGGGTTCGGCGAGTTCCGCACGGCCTCCGGCGAGCTGTTCGCCCGCATGCGGCAGGTCCGCGCTGCCCTGGCCCGGAGCTGCGACCCGTCGCTGACCCTGGCCCAGCTGCACCTCGTCGAAGAGCTCGACTCCAGTGGCGCACTGTCGGTCGGCGAGCTCGCCGCCCGCGCCGCCGTGTCCTCCCCCACCGTCACCGGGATGCTCACGACGTTGGAACGCAACGGCATCGTCGACCGTCGACGCAGCCCCCACGACCAACGGCGGGTCGAGGTCACGCTCACCGACCGGGGCCGCTCGATCGTCCGGGAGCAGCAGCATCGACTGAGCGCGCGTCAACGCCAGACCTTCGACCGCCTGAGCCCGACCGAGCGCCGCGAGACCGTCGACACCATGCGCAGGCTCACCGAGCTGCTCGGCCGGCTGGATCCACCGCCCCCACCGCCTGGGTATGGGCGGCGTTCGAGCCCACCTCCCTGA
- a CDS encoding ABC transporter substrate-binding protein, producing MCGALLFGTVACGSESSGAPDTAQGSVTVIHALGTTTVPPGVSRIVALGPTGFDVALALQAPVVGASSSGSESGLSPWTSQAPGAKDVEVLPVTGEATEVNIEQVAALKPDVIFAPGYFALQKSYQQLSAIAPTIGYQKGPAPDTWQEMTTQLATALGRPADAERVSGQVQTKLDETRAAHPALQGATYTFGFVQPGAVTALRDPDDAMNSVPAALGLSLSPQILALPKGESFGVQLSSEQIASLDADALVLFDGGDAEALRTLQQNPLYERLPVVQRGAVVTYDYDEFIGLRNPSPLSIPWIVDRIAPRLSDAVST from the coding sequence GTGTGCGGCGCGCTGCTGTTCGGAACCGTCGCCTGCGGCAGTGAGTCCTCCGGTGCCCCCGACACCGCCCAGGGCTCGGTCACGGTCATCCACGCACTGGGCACCACGACCGTGCCGCCCGGTGTCTCACGGATCGTGGCGCTCGGGCCCACCGGGTTCGACGTAGCACTGGCGCTGCAGGCGCCCGTCGTCGGAGCGTCCTCCAGCGGCAGCGAGTCCGGTCTCTCCCCGTGGACGTCGCAGGCCCCGGGGGCCAAGGACGTCGAGGTGCTCCCCGTGACCGGCGAGGCCACCGAGGTGAACATCGAGCAGGTCGCCGCCCTGAAGCCGGACGTGATCTTCGCCCCGGGCTACTTCGCGCTGCAGAAGTCCTACCAGCAGCTCAGTGCGATCGCGCCGACGATCGGCTACCAGAAGGGCCCGGCCCCGGATACCTGGCAGGAGATGACGACGCAGCTCGCGACGGCGCTCGGCCGGCCGGCCGACGCCGAGCGGGTCTCCGGCCAGGTGCAGACGAAGCTCGACGAGACGCGGGCCGCGCACCCGGCGCTGCAGGGCGCCACCTACACCTTCGGCTTCGTGCAGCCCGGCGCGGTGACCGCTCTGCGCGACCCGGACGACGCGATGAACTCGGTGCCCGCGGCGCTGGGGCTCTCGCTGTCGCCGCAGATCCTCGCGCTGCCGAAGGGGGAGTCGTTCGGGGTGCAGCTCTCCTCCGAGCAGATCGCCTCGCTCGACGCGGACGCCCTCGTCCTGTTCGACGGCGGTGACGCGGAGGCACTCAGGACCCTCCAGCAGAACCCGCTGTACGAGCGGCTGCCGGTGGTGCAGCGCGGCGCGGTCGTGACCTACGACTACGACGAGTTCATCGGGCTGCGCAACCCGTCCCCGCTGTCGATCCCGTGGATCGTCGACCGGATCGCCCCGCGTCTGTCGGACGCCGTGTCCACGTAG
- a CDS encoding response regulator transcription factor produces the protein MSVTATIEPNSASRALADSAPQPHPSTAVSTGSTIIDAPLECAGRWVGTVGACAVVGVTSTTLGSAALRDRKRRRTVLVPSLDGPASRGRDRAGTRRRGRPGHPGGHAVGLSSDSAVVDVAADGYEALDLLGLNDYDVAVLDRDVPGPDGDEIARRIGHRGPGPRIIMVTAAGGLAEKEDGAGADDYLTEPFVLRELQLRVRALARRSTRALPVVHEYGGLRVDTHRHEVHRDGGLVPLTPKQFAVLEVLAGEAGGVVSAEDLLARAAGRVGDDLDVDELGRLADTFDDMLAQLQRHDDQQRRFAANASHELRTRCRRPGCCTTAGHEGASSIFARSRCTQESTSRESPR, from the coding sequence GTGTCGGTCACCGCGACGATCGAGCCGAACTCGGCGAGCCGGGCGCTGGCCGACAGTGCACCCCAACCACATCCGAGCACGGCCGTCAGCACGGGTAGCACCATCATCGACGCGCCCCTGGAGTGCGCGGGACGATGGGTCGGGACGGTCGGTGCGTGTGCGGTCGTCGGAGTCACGTCCACCACCCTCGGCTCCGCGGCGTTGCGAGACCGTAAGCGACGCCGGACGGTGCTGGTTCCTAGTCTGGACGGTCCAGCGAGCCGGGGGAGGGATCGTGCGGGTACTCGTCGTCGAGGACGACCAGGACATCCGGGAGGCCATGCGGTCGGGCTGAGTTCCGACTCCGCCGTCGTCGACGTCGCCGCGGACGGCTACGAGGCGCTCGACCTGCTGGGGCTCAACGACTACGATGTCGCGGTCCTCGACCGTGACGTGCCCGGCCCGGACGGGGACGAGATCGCCCGCCGGATCGGGCACCGCGGCCCCGGCCCGCGAATCATCATGGTGACCGCCGCAGGAGGCCTGGCGGAGAAGGAGGACGGCGCCGGCGCCGACGACTACCTCACCGAGCCGTTCGTCCTGAGAGAGCTGCAGCTGCGCGTGCGCGCCCTGGCCCGACGGTCGACGCGTGCCCTGCCCGTGGTGCACGAGTACGGCGGCCTGCGGGTGGACACCCACCGGCACGAGGTCCACCGCGACGGCGGACTCGTGCCGCTCACACCCAAGCAGTTCGCCGTGCTCGAGGTACTGGCGGGCGAGGCCGGCGGTGTGGTCAGCGCCGAAGACCTGTTGGCCCGTGCGGCCGGCCGGGTCGGCGATGACCTGGACGTTGACGAGCTCGGGCGGCTCGCCGACACCTTCGACGACATGCTCGCCCAGCTGCAGCGCCACGACGACCAGCAGCGCCGTTTCGCCGCGAACGCCTCGCACGAGCTGCGGACCCGCTGTCGGCGACCAGGGTGCTGCACGACAGCGGGGCACGAGGGGGCGTCCTCGATCTTCGCGCGCAGCCGCTGCACGCAGGAGTCGACGAGCCGGGAGTCGCCGAGGTAG
- a CDS encoding condensation domain-containing protein, with protein MTSLDERERALIARRLAEPGLRRSDPGAAPRRAGRTEFPLSFAQRRMWLHHQIVPGSTAFNLCIELTVDGDLDVAALRAAFDALVARHEVLRTTYHTGDDGDPFQRVHDSLGYPWEVLDAPGADADARRARVRELARERASRPYDLAADSAGLAVNAAWIGSPR; from the coding sequence ATGACCAGTCTCGATGAGCGCGAGCGCGCCCTGATCGCCCGGCGCCTGGCCGAACCCGGCCTGCGCCGCAGCGACCCCGGCGCCGCGCCGCGCCGCGCCGGTCGGACCGAGTTCCCGCTGTCGTTCGCGCAGCGACGGATGTGGCTGCACCACCAGATCGTGCCGGGCAGCACCGCGTTCAACCTGTGCATCGAGCTGACCGTCGACGGCGACCTCGACGTGGCGGCCCTGCGGGCGGCCTTCGACGCGCTGGTGGCCCGGCACGAGGTGTTGCGCACCACCTATCACACGGGCGACGACGGCGACCCGTTCCAGCGGGTGCACGACTCGCTCGGCTACCCCTGGGAGGTCCTCGACGCGCCAGGGGCCGACGCCGACGCGCGTCGTGCCCGGGTCCGCGAGCTGGCCCGCGAGCGGGCGTCGCGGCCCTACGACCTCGCCGCGGACTCCGCCGGGCTCGCGGTGAACGCCGCCTGGATCGGGTCACCCCGTTGA
- a CDS encoding NIPSNAP family protein, giving the protein MTEPVPITGEDLDPASRAVRYEYTTLRFRLTDADAALAGVEPWVTASDAHGEFLGCWYAEHGPVGRAYVLRSFDDDAELAAERARAAASRHPFGAGDHLTDLSMAGFAPFPFVPRVRPGRFGRIYEIRDYHLVPGGLPATIDGWRQRLPGRHLVDPITVVMYALDGPARIVHIWPFDSLDQRVEVRRDLVATHRWPPPGGPEHIIEADSIMAWPAAFSPLA; this is encoded by the coding sequence ATGACCGAGCCGGTTCCGATCACGGGCGAGGACCTCGATCCTGCGTCCCGCGCAGTCCGCTACGAGTACACGACGCTGCGCTTCAGGCTGACCGACGCCGACGCCGCGCTCGCCGGGGTCGAGCCGTGGGTCACCGCATCCGACGCCCACGGCGAGTTCCTCGGCTGCTGGTACGCCGAACACGGACCGGTCGGCCGGGCCTATGTCCTCCGGTCCTTCGACGACGATGCCGAGCTGGCCGCCGAGCGCGCACGCGCCGCCGCGTCCCGCCACCCCTTCGGCGCCGGCGACCACCTCACCGACCTCTCGATGGCCGGCTTCGCCCCGTTCCCGTTCGTGCCCCGCGTCCGACCCGGCCGGTTCGGTCGCATCTACGAGATCCGCGACTACCACCTCGTACCCGGTGGCCTGCCCGCCACCATCGACGGCTGGCGCCAGCGGCTCCCCGGCCGCCACCTCGTGGACCCGATCACGGTGGTGATGTACGCACTCGACGGGCCCGCCCGCATCGTGCACATCTGGCCGTTCGACAGCCTCGACCAGCGGGTCGAGGTCCGCCGCGACCTCGTCGCGACCCACCGCTGGCCCCCGCCGGGAGGTCCGGAGCACATCATCGAGGCCGACTCGATCATGGCCTGGCCCGCTGCGTTCTCGCCGCTCGCGTGA
- a CDS encoding MbtH family protein yields the protein MSVNPFDDETGTFYALVNDEGQYSLWPGFAAVPAGWQVAHGPADRASCLAHVEQHWTDLRPRSLADRTG from the coding sequence ATGTCCGTCAACCCGTTCGACGACGAGACCGGGACGTTCTACGCCCTGGTCAACGACGAGGGTCAGTACTCCCTGTGGCCCGGGTTCGCCGCCGTCCCCGCGGGCTGGCAGGTCGCGCACGGTCCGGCCGACCGCGCGTCCTGCCTCGCGCACGTCGAGCAGCACTGGACCGACCTGCGACCGCGCAGCCTGGCCGACCGCACCGGCTGA
- a CDS encoding TetR/AcrR family transcriptional regulator, producing MTGVRVRQREQTRQALIQEARTLFAQRGYGAVGLAEIVAAAGVTKGALYHSFDGKIGLFREVLAQVQSEVADRVATSVSDDADSWVSFVEGCRAFLSVSNDPELSRIMLIDGPAVLGWAEWRRLDEQTSARHLAESLQQLVDDGVIAAQPVEPLTRLLSGAMNEAALWLAEARGTVDSEAVWTAFHGLLCSLR from the coding sequence ATGACCGGAGTGCGGGTCCGGCAGCGGGAGCAGACGCGCCAGGCGCTGATCCAGGAGGCGCGGACGTTGTTCGCCCAGCGTGGCTACGGCGCGGTCGGGCTGGCCGAGATCGTGGCCGCCGCCGGTGTCACCAAGGGGGCCCTCTACCACAGCTTCGACGGCAAGATCGGCCTGTTCCGCGAGGTCCTCGCGCAGGTCCAGTCGGAGGTCGCCGACCGGGTGGCCACATCGGTGTCCGACGACGCGGACTCCTGGGTCTCCTTCGTCGAAGGGTGCCGGGCGTTCCTGTCGGTGTCGAACGACCCCGAGCTGTCCCGGATCATGCTGATCGACGGGCCCGCGGTCCTGGGGTGGGCGGAGTGGCGGCGGCTGGACGAGCAGACCTCCGCGCGGCATCTGGCGGAGTCGCTGCAGCAGCTCGTCGACGACGGGGTGATCGCAGCGCAGCCGGTCGAGCCGCTGACCAGGCTGTTGTCCGGTGCGATGAACGAGGCTGCCCTGTGGCTGGCCGAGGCGCGGGGGACGGTGGACAGCGAGGCCGTCTGGACCGCGTTCCACGGCCTGCTCTGCTCGCTCCGCTGA
- a CDS encoding ABC transporter substrate-binding protein, whose translation MHGTRRIVGGALLAILAVLALTACGGASEQGGDQPPAGQSSGTFPVTITHALGEATISAAPTRIVALSYEQDLLSQIGITTVGHNENAVTPGRPYPWEEGKVDFAGSEVVVEPSQEVNLEKIAALQPDLILATNLSTIDKFYPQLSQIAPTVVYQKGWNKDTWQDNAALIGKAVGKEADVARVVQGVEKKISDTSAAIPGLQGKTYATAYYYERGTFVVPTDSTTTMPQVYAALGLRIDPEIAANVMNRSLSAEQIGLLDVDYLSLSFANADLRSQLFADPLFANLDVVKQQRYFESDEAGGVAENYPTVLNIPWTIDRQLDVLKKVGAATG comes from the coding sequence ATGCACGGAACCAGGAGGATCGTCGGCGGCGCGCTGCTCGCGATCTTGGCAGTGCTCGCGCTCACCGCCTGTGGCGGCGCCTCGGAGCAGGGCGGCGACCAGCCTCCCGCCGGTCAGTCCTCCGGGACGTTCCCGGTCACCATCACCCACGCGCTGGGCGAGGCCACGATCTCGGCGGCACCCACCCGGATCGTGGCGCTCAGCTACGAGCAGGACCTGCTGAGCCAGATCGGGATCACCACCGTCGGGCACAACGAGAATGCCGTCACCCCCGGCAGGCCGTACCCCTGGGAGGAGGGCAAGGTCGACTTCGCGGGCAGCGAGGTGGTGGTCGAGCCGTCCCAGGAGGTCAACCTTGAGAAGATCGCTGCGCTGCAGCCGGACCTCATCCTGGCGACGAACCTGAGCACGATCGACAAGTTCTACCCGCAGCTCAGCCAGATCGCGCCGACCGTCGTGTACCAGAAGGGGTGGAACAAGGACACCTGGCAGGACAACGCGGCGCTGATCGGGAAGGCCGTCGGCAAGGAGGCCGACGTCGCCCGTGTGGTCCAGGGCGTCGAGAAGAAGATCTCCGACACGTCCGCGGCCATCCCCGGCCTGCAGGGGAAGACCTACGCCACCGCCTACTACTACGAGCGTGGCACGTTCGTCGTCCCCACCGACTCCACGACCACCATGCCCCAGGTCTACGCCGCGCTCGGGCTGCGGATCGACCCGGAGATCGCCGCGAACGTGATGAACCGGTCGCTGTCGGCCGAACAGATCGGCCTGCTCGACGTCGACTACCTGTCGCTGTCGTTCGCCAACGCCGACCTGCGCTCCCAGCTCTTCGCCGACCCGCTGTTCGCCAACCTCGACGTCGTGAAGCAGCAGCGCTACTTCGAGTCCGACGAGGCCGGTGGTGTCGCCGAGAACTACCCGACGGTCCTCAACATCCCCTGGACCATCGACCGTCAGCTCGACGTCCTCAAGAAGGTCGGCGCCGCGACGGGCTGA
- the panD gene encoding aspartate 1-decarboxylase — MYRTLLSGKIHRATVTQADLHYVGSLTVDEDLMDAAGLVEGEKVQVLDIDNGNRLETYVITGERGTGVIGVNGAAAHLVHPGDLTIIVAYQQVPQSAVADHVPRVVHVDAHNRIVELDTAPAAPVPGALDQFAGR; from the coding sequence GTGTACCGCACGCTGCTCAGCGGCAAGATCCACCGCGCCACGGTGACCCAGGCCGACCTGCACTACGTCGGTTCGCTCACCGTCGACGAGGACCTCATGGACGCGGCCGGGCTGGTCGAGGGCGAGAAGGTCCAGGTCCTCGACATCGACAACGGCAACCGCCTCGAGACCTACGTCATCACCGGTGAGCGCGGTACCGGCGTGATCGGTGTCAACGGGGCCGCGGCACACCTCGTGCACCCCGGCGACCTCACGATCATCGTCGCCTACCAGCAGGTCCCGCAGTCCGCTGTCGCCGACCACGTGCCGCGGGTCGTCCACGTCGACGCCCACAACCGGATCGTCGAGCTCGACACCGCCCCCGCCGCTCCGGTGCCCGGAGCCCTCGACCAGTTCGCCGGTCGCTGA
- a CDS encoding non-ribosomal peptide synthetase, producing MSPVSTDELRELIADLVDEEPADVGDDDDLFELGLQSIALMRLVSRWRDEGLDVGFGDLAARPTVAAWAALLARRPDAAPATDGTDEQPTGEGQPAAADESAEFGLALLQHAYWAGRDPAQPLGGVAPHLYLEFDGPGLDPDRLAAAVRRLVDRHPMLRARITDNGRQEILPVDGQGTPVVHDLRAVSDAEREQRLAATRDAMSHEMLAIERGEVFRVAVSLLPDGARLHVDVDMVAADAVSFRVLLADLAHCYAHRLDAPETEPIGVTYREYLQARPGARRAVSDAARAYWESRAADLPGAPELPAVEHGTGRPRAQRLAFTLAGDERDAVFAACRRHGLTAAAVIATAYAEVVGAWSAQPRFVVNVPLFDRDPVHPEIDRVVGDFTGSVLLEVDLTTPATFLERARAVQHRLHSDAEHAGFSGVEVLRELGRRAGEQVLAPVVFTSGLNLGELFDEQARALFGDPVWMISQGPQVLLDAQITEVGGQILVNWDVRADLLPDGVGEAMFAAFSRLVRGLGEKRTWSVPVPALLPADQLAVRERVNTTAELPPARPLHHDFFAGAVARGDAPAVVADSGVLGHAELADRALRVAAGLRERGVAPGEPVAVTLPRGPEQVVAVLGVLAAGGTYVPLGVEQPPARVERIRAVSGHRWAITAEPGEDRVTVTELLAHAPLPEAAGPDPEQVAYLLFTSGSTGEPKGVEVPHRAAVATLDDLVRRYRIGSGDRTLTVSALDFDLSVFDLFAVLGTGGAAVVVPEGAQRDPDHWGRAIREHGVTILNCVPALLDALLATGHDLGDTLRQVLLGGDRVGTDLPGRLRERVPGCGFAGLGGTTETAIHSTVTEVGDGPGAVDPDWRCVPYGTPLDGVALRVVDHLGRDAPDHVPGELWIGGAGVAHGYRGGPDRTADRFLALDGRRWYRTGDLARYRSDGSVEFLGRRDDQVKLNGFRVELGEVEAATAAVDGVARAVAVVVGDAVLAVAVHGTADPDTVAAALPDALPPHMVPRAVVALDRMPLTANGKIDRRAVRAAVAERVADGGDRVEPDSALERVVARVWAQVLEHDGPVGVETPLFALGGDSVLVTVIVSQLRELLDTDAVSARTVFAHPTVRELCRALRAQEPERLDAVAEVVDEIESLAEDEVDRALADR from the coding sequence ATGAGCCCCGTGTCCACCGACGAGCTCCGTGAGCTGATCGCCGACCTGGTCGACGAGGAGCCCGCGGACGTCGGCGACGACGACGACCTGTTCGAGCTCGGCCTGCAGTCCATCGCGCTCATGCGCCTGGTCTCGCGCTGGCGCGACGAGGGGCTCGACGTGGGGTTCGGCGACCTCGCCGCCCGCCCGACCGTCGCGGCGTGGGCCGCGCTCCTGGCCCGCCGTCCCGACGCCGCCCCGGCGACGGACGGCACCGACGAGCAGCCCACCGGCGAGGGGCAGCCCGCCGCGGCCGACGAGTCCGCCGAGTTCGGGCTGGCCCTGCTCCAGCACGCGTACTGGGCCGGCCGCGACCCGGCCCAGCCCCTGGGCGGGGTGGCCCCGCACCTGTACCTGGAGTTCGACGGGCCCGGTCTCGACCCCGACCGGCTGGCCGCGGCCGTGCGCCGGCTCGTCGACCGGCATCCGATGCTGCGCGCCCGCATCACCGACAACGGCCGCCAGGAGATCCTGCCTGTCGACGGTCAGGGCACGCCCGTCGTGCACGACCTGCGCGCGGTGTCCGACGCCGAGCGCGAGCAGCGGCTGGCCGCGACCCGGGACGCGATGTCGCACGAGATGCTCGCGATCGAGCGCGGCGAGGTGTTCCGGGTCGCGGTGAGCCTGCTGCCCGACGGAGCCCGGCTGCACGTCGACGTCGACATGGTCGCCGCGGACGCCGTCAGCTTCCGGGTGCTGCTCGCCGACCTGGCCCACTGCTACGCCCACCGCCTCGACGCGCCCGAGACCGAACCGATCGGCGTCACCTACCGGGAGTACCTGCAGGCCAGGCCGGGTGCACGCCGGGCGGTGTCCGACGCCGCCCGCGCCTACTGGGAGAGCCGGGCCGCCGACCTGCCCGGGGCGCCCGAGCTGCCCGCGGTGGAACACGGCACCGGCCGGCCGCGCGCCCAGCGGCTCGCGTTCACCCTGGCCGGCGACGAGCGGGACGCGGTCTTCGCCGCGTGCCGCCGCCACGGTCTGACCGCGGCCGCCGTCATCGCCACCGCCTACGCCGAGGTGGTCGGCGCGTGGAGCGCGCAGCCACGGTTCGTGGTGAACGTCCCGCTGTTCGACCGCGACCCGGTGCACCCCGAGATCGACCGGGTCGTCGGTGACTTCACCGGCTCGGTCCTGCTCGAGGTCGACCTGACCACGCCCGCGACGTTCCTGGAACGGGCACGGGCCGTCCAGCACCGGCTGCACTCCGACGCCGAGCACGCCGGCTTCTCCGGTGTGGAGGTGCTGCGCGAGCTCGGCCGCCGCGCGGGCGAGCAGGTACTGGCGCCGGTGGTCTTCACCAGCGGACTGAACCTCGGCGAGCTGTTCGACGAGCAGGCGCGGGCGCTGTTCGGCGACCCTGTGTGGATGATCTCGCAGGGGCCGCAGGTCCTGCTCGACGCGCAGATCACCGAGGTCGGCGGGCAGATCCTGGTCAACTGGGACGTCCGCGCCGACCTGCTGCCCGACGGCGTCGGCGAGGCCATGTTCGCCGCGTTCAGCCGGCTCGTGCGCGGCCTGGGCGAGAAGCGGACCTGGTCCGTGCCCGTCCCGGCGCTGCTGCCCGCCGACCAGCTCGCCGTGCGGGAGCGCGTCAACACCACCGCCGAGCTGCCGCCGGCGCGACCGCTGCACCACGACTTCTTCGCCGGCGCCGTCGCCCGCGGGGACGCCCCCGCCGTCGTCGCCGACTCCGGGGTGCTGGGCCACGCCGAGCTGGCCGACCGGGCACTGCGGGTCGCGGCCGGGCTGCGCGAGCGCGGGGTCGCGCCGGGCGAGCCGGTCGCGGTGACGCTGCCGCGCGGACCGGAGCAGGTCGTAGCGGTGCTCGGGGTGCTCGCCGCGGGCGGCACCTACGTGCCGCTGGGCGTGGAGCAGCCCCCCGCCAGGGTCGAGCGGATCCGGGCGGTGTCCGGGCACCGGTGGGCGATCACCGCCGAGCCGGGGGAGGACCGGGTGACGGTCACCGAGCTCCTGGCCCACGCGCCGCTGCCCGAGGCGGCCGGCCCGGACCCGGAACAGGTCGCCTACCTGCTGTTCACCTCCGGCTCCACCGGCGAGCCCAAGGGAGTCGAGGTCCCGCACCGCGCCGCCGTCGCCACCCTCGACGACCTGGTCCGCCGCTACCGGATCGGGAGCGGCGACCGGACGCTCACGGTCTCCGCACTCGACTTCGACCTGTCGGTGTTCGACCTGTTCGCGGTGCTCGGCACCGGCGGTGCCGCCGTCGTCGTGCCCGAGGGCGCCCAGCGCGACCCCGACCACTGGGGACGCGCGATCCGCGAGCACGGCGTCACGATCCTCAACTGCGTGCCGGCGCTGCTCGACGCGCTGCTGGCCACCGGGCACGACCTCGGCGACACCCTGCGCCAGGTCCTGCTCGGCGGCGACCGGGTGGGCACCGACCTGCCGGGCCGGCTGCGCGAGCGGGTGCCCGGCTGCGGCTTCGCCGGGCTCGGCGGCACGACCGAGACCGCGATCCACTCCACCGTCACCGAGGTCGGCGACGGCCCCGGTGCCGTCGACCCGGACTGGCGGTGCGTTCCCTACGGCACCCCGCTCGACGGGGTCGCGCTGCGCGTCGTCGACCACCTCGGCCGCGACGCACCCGACCACGTTCCCGGCGAACTGTGGATCGGCGGCGCCGGGGTGGCGCACGGCTACCGCGGCGGCCCGGACCGCACCGCGGACCGCTTCCTGGCGCTCGACGGGCGCCGCTGGTACCGCACCGGGGACCTCGCCCGCTACCGATCCGACGGCAGCGTCGAGTTCCTCGGCCGTCGCGACGACCAGGTCAAGCTCAACGGTTTCCGGGTCGAGCTGGGGGAGGTCGAGGCCGCCACCGCCGCCGTCGACGGGGTCGCCCGCGCGGTCGCCGTCGTCGTCGGCGACGCGGTGCTCGCGGTCGCCGTGCACGGCACCGCCGACCCCGACACCGTCGCGGCCGCGCTCCCGGACGCGCTGCCGCCGCACATGGTCCCGCGGGCGGTCGTCGCGCTGGACCGGATGCCGCTGACCGCGAACGGCAAGATCGACCGCCGGGCCGTGCGGGCCGCCGTCGCCGAGCGGGTGGCCGACGGCGGCGATCGGGTCGAGCCCGACTCCGCCCTGGAACGGGTGGTGGCCCGGGTGTGGGCGCAGGTGCTCGAGCACGACGGCCCGGTGGGCGTCGAGACCCCGCTGTTCGCCCTCGGCGGGGACTCGGTCCTGGTCACGGTGATCGTCTCCCAGCTGCGGGAGCTGCTCGACACCGACGCCGTCTCCGCACGCACGGTCTTCGCCCACCCGACGGTCCGCGAGCTGTGCCGGGCCCTGCGCGCGCAGGAGCCCGAACGTCTCGACGCCGTCGCCGAGGTCGTCGACGAGATCGAGTCGCTCGCCGAGGACGAGGTCGACCGGGCGCTGGCCGACCGGTGA
- a CDS encoding DUF1918 domain-containing protein produces MLGQNGEPPYRVRWADGAQSLYSPGADARVRLVAPEPDPEGTVIGEGDVEWVEPVRDDGSPLSDPRP; encoded by the coding sequence GTGCTGGGACAGAACGGGGAGCCGCCGTACCGGGTCCGGTGGGCCGATGGGGCGCAGTCGCTCTACAGCCCCGGCGCCGACGCCCGGGTGCGGCTCGTCGCGCCCGAGCCCGACCCGGAGGGAACCGTGATCGGGGAGGGCGACGTCGAGTGGGTGGAACCGGTTCGCGACGACGGTTCTCCGTTGTCGGATCCGCGTCCTTGA
- a CDS encoding MFS transporter, translated as MTAALVAANGLSGATCVTAMLAVPPSIVDRAKLHAVGALNTVSLRLGAVVAPAVGGIVFAVASAAWNYTAGALAAAVTWVLLMVAPPPGRGRTTAAASAGPDGDGPDGDQPGAAAGAGGGAGEDGAPQEPAESPLAALRSGARFAVREPVVFGVMVAGLVGMVGGGSFVLVPAFVEARFGGSPTVVGLMYSALAAGVVFGSLGSGWVRRSPRPGRLLLALMVLCYACYALAGAAPTVALVLAALVAAGATNAIEEVLRYTLLQLRTPDALLGRVNSLFAAQAMTGAAIGAVVAGFVGDVVGDGDALWVYNTVTGLVAAATGLLLGPLRRVTRASIEEER; from the coding sequence TTGACCGCCGCACTGGTCGCCGCGAACGGGCTGTCCGGCGCCACCTGCGTCACCGCGATGCTCGCCGTGCCCCCGTCCATCGTGGACCGGGCCAAGCTGCACGCGGTCGGGGCGTTGAACACCGTGTCGCTGCGCCTCGGCGCGGTGGTCGCCCCGGCCGTCGGCGGCATCGTGTTCGCGGTCGCCTCCGCCGCCTGGAACTACACCGCCGGCGCACTCGCCGCGGCCGTGACGTGGGTGCTGCTCATGGTCGCGCCGCCACCGGGCCGGGGACGGACGACCGCGGCCGCCTCGGCCGGTCCGGACGGCGACGGTCCCGACGGCGACCAGCCCGGCGCGGCGGCCGGCGCGGGCGGCGGGGCCGGCGAGGACGGCGCACCGCAGGAACCGGCGGAGAGCCCGCTGGCCGCCCTGCGCTCCGGTGCCCGGTTCGCGGTCCGCGAGCCGGTGGTGTTCGGCGTGATGGTCGCCGGCCTCGTCGGAATGGTCGGCGGAGGCTCGTTCGTGCTGGTCCCGGCCTTCGTCGAGGCCCGCTTCGGCGGCTCGCCCACCGTCGTCGGCCTCATGTACTCGGCACTCGCGGCCGGGGTGGTGTTCGGCTCGCTGGGCAGCGGCTGGGTCCGGCGCAGCCCGCGTCCCGGCCGGCTCCTGTTGGCCCTGATGGTCCTCTGCTACGCCTGCTACGCGCTGGCCGGCGCCGCACCGACCGTCGCGCTGGTCCTCGCTGCCCTGGTCGCCGCCGGCGCGACGAACGCGATCGAGGAGGTGCTGCGCTACACCCTGCTGCAGCTCCGCACCCCCGACGCCCTGCTGGGCCGGGTGAACAGCCTGTTCGCCGCCCAGGCCATGACCGGCGCCGCGATCGGCGCCGTCGTCGCCGGGTTCGTCGGCGACGTCGTCGGCGACGGCGACGCGCTCTGGGTCTACAACACCGTCACCGGTCTGGTCGCCGCCGCGACCGGACTGCTGCTCGGACCGCTGCGCCGGGTCACCCGCGCATCCATCGAGGAGGAACGATGA